From a single Flavobacterium sp. genomic region:
- the obgE gene encoding GTPase ObgE has protein sequence MTEGNFVDYVKIYVSSGKGGKGSSHLHREKFIEKGGPDGGDGGRGGHVYIKGNKNLWTLFHLKFLKHMRAGHGGDGGSSRSTGHDGEDKYIEVPLGTVVKDQETGDVLFEITAHDEVKIIAEGGKGGLGNWNFRSSTNQTPRYAQPGMPVKEVDVTLELKVLADVGLVGFPNAGKSTLLSVLTSAKPKIADYPFTTLKPNLGIVAYRDFQSFVMADIPGIIEGAAEGKGLGHYFLRHIERNSTLLFLVPADADDIKKEYEILLDELRRYNPEMLDKDRLIVISKCDMLDDELKAELKKQLDKEFKGTPYLFISSVAQQGLQELKDKLWQMLNVEEK, from the coding sequence ATGACAGAGGGAAATTTTGTAGACTACGTAAAAATATATGTTTCTTCCGGAAAGGGGGGGAAAGGGTCGTCGCATTTACACAGAGAAAAGTTTATTGAAAAAGGTGGACCTGATGGTGGAGATGGTGGTCGTGGAGGACACGTATATATAAAAGGAAATAAAAACCTTTGGACTTTATTTCATTTGAAATTTTTGAAACACATGCGTGCAGGTCACGGAGGTGATGGAGGAAGTTCAAGAAGTACGGGTCATGATGGTGAAGATAAATACATTGAAGTGCCATTAGGAACCGTTGTAAAAGACCAAGAAACAGGAGATGTTTTGTTCGAAATTACAGCGCATGATGAGGTTAAAATTATCGCAGAAGGAGGAAAAGGTGGTTTAGGAAACTGGAATTTCAGAAGTTCAACCAATCAAACACCTCGTTATGCACAGCCAGGAATGCCAGTAAAAGAAGTAGACGTTACTTTAGAATTAAAAGTATTAGCAGACGTAGGTTTGGTAGGTTTTCCAAATGCAGGAAAATCAACATTACTTTCTGTGTTAACTTCGGCTAAACCCAAAATTGCGGATTATCCATTTACCACTTTAAAGCCAAATTTAGGAATTGTAGCTTACAGAGATTTTCAATCGTTTGTAATGGCTGATATTCCAGGAATTATTGAAGGTGCAGCAGAAGGAAAAGGATTAGGACATTATTTCTTGCGTCATATTGAGCGTAATTCAACGTTGTTGTTTTTGGTTCCAGCTGATGCAGATGATATTAAGAAAGAATACGAAATTCTGTTAGATGAATTACGTCGTTATAACCCAGAAATGTTAGACAAAGATCGTTTGATTGTGATTTCAAAATGTGATATGTTAGACGACGAATTAAAAGCAGAATTAAAGAAACAATTGGACAAAGAATTTAAAGGAACACCTTATTTATTTATTTCTTCAGTGGCACAACAAGGTTTACAAGAGTTGAAAGACAAATTGTGGCAAATGTTAAATGTAGAAGAAAAATAA
- a CDS encoding S46 family peptidase gives MKKLLLFVVSAIMLVPASVKADEGMWFLMFIERLNHRDMQKMGLQLTAEEIYSINNHSLKDAIVQFNGGCTAEMISKDGLVLTNHHCGYDAIAELSSAEKNYLKDGYWAKTKADELKPSSLFVRFFVRMDDCTKRILSVVNPSMSEADREKAINAEIAKIEKENNEGGKYTVSVRPFFQGNEYYYFVYQDYKDVRLVGTPPESLGKFGGDTDNWEWPRHTADFSMFRVYADANGNPAEYATSNVPLKPKHHLPVNLGGVKENDFAMILGYPGRTNRWMPAGGIEQNVKFAYPAWVEGSKTGMDNMKKYMVQSDALNLVYASKFAGVANYWKNRQGMIDALSKFGTAKTKAAQEAKFHKWANQPANKAKYGNVVPTINKYYAMTNEKSRHDNYLQQLFRTSAFGTVSRGLGRQFDAYVKADAAKRAEMAPAILEMVDEMYKELHIPAEKDILAAQLSLYSKKAGYTLAPMVEKLAKENNGDFTKYVNAAFDLSIFTSKEKVKAFLDLPTEALLVNDPLYALSNDLTTHFGKRSEELMKAQNDFGASFRLLVEGLRESKIGEIKYPDANSTLRLTYGKVRSLPADKRNDATINNYTTLAGQVKKYKKGDLEFDLPTKVLDMSAKKEYGRYADKDGSLHVCFLTDNDITGGNSGSPVLNGKGELIGLAFDGNIEAMAGDVIFDKKLQRTINVDIRYVLWVIENFSGAKHIVDEMTIVK, from the coding sequence ATGAAAAAATTATTATTATTTGTCGTTTCTGCTATTATGCTTGTACCAGCTTCGGTAAAAGCAGATGAAGGAATGTGGTTTTTAATGTTCATTGAGCGTTTAAATCACCGCGACATGCAAAAAATGGGCTTGCAATTAACAGCCGAAGAAATTTACAGTATTAACAACCACAGTTTAAAAGATGCTATCGTGCAATTTAACGGTGGATGTACTGCTGAAATGATTTCAAAAGACGGATTAGTTTTAACCAATCACCACTGTGGATATGATGCTATTGCTGAATTATCTTCTGCAGAAAAAAACTATTTAAAAGATGGTTATTGGGCTAAAACCAAAGCAGATGAATTAAAACCTTCTAGCTTATTTGTACGTTTCTTTGTTCGTATGGACGATTGTACAAAAAGAATTTTGTCTGTAGTTAATCCAAGTATGAGCGAAGCGGATAGAGAAAAAGCTATCAATGCTGAAATCGCTAAAATTGAAAAAGAAAACAACGAAGGCGGAAAATATACAGTTTCTGTTCGTCCGTTTTTTCAAGGAAACGAATATTACTATTTTGTTTACCAAGATTATAAAGATGTTCGTTTAGTAGGAACTCCACCAGAAAGTTTAGGAAAATTTGGTGGTGATACAGACAACTGGGAATGGCCACGTCATACAGCAGATTTCTCTATGTTTAGAGTATATGCTGATGCGAATGGAAATCCAGCTGAATATGCTACAAGCAATGTTCCATTAAAACCAAAACACCATTTACCAGTTAATTTGGGTGGTGTTAAAGAAAATGATTTCGCTATGATTTTAGGTTATCCAGGTAGAACTAACCGTTGGATGCCAGCAGGTGGAATTGAGCAAAACGTAAAATTTGCTTACCCAGCTTGGGTTGAAGGTTCAAAAACAGGAATGGACAACATGAAAAAATACATGGTTCAATCAGATGCTTTAAACCTTGTATATGCTTCTAAATTTGCAGGAGTAGCTAACTACTGGAAAAACCGTCAAGGAATGATTGATGCGTTATCAAAATTTGGTACAGCTAAAACGAAAGCAGCTCAAGAAGCTAAATTCCACAAATGGGCAAACCAACCAGCTAACAAAGCTAAATATGGTAATGTAGTTCCTACAATCAATAAATATTATGCTATGACGAATGAAAAATCGCGTCATGATAATTATTTACAACAATTATTCAGAACTTCTGCTTTTGGAACTGTTAGTAGAGGTTTAGGAAGACAATTCGATGCTTACGTTAAAGCTGACGCTGCTAAACGTGCTGAAATGGCTCCAGCTATTTTAGAAATGGTAGATGAAATGTACAAAGAATTACACATTCCTGCGGAGAAAGATATTTTAGCTGCACAATTAAGTTTATATAGCAAAAAGGCAGGTTATACTTTAGCTCCAATGGTTGAAAAATTAGCTAAAGAGAACAACGGAGATTTCACTAAATATGTAAATGCTGCTTTCGATTTAAGTATTTTTACTTCAAAAGAAAAAGTAAAAGCATTTTTAGATTTACCAACAGAAGCTTTATTAGTTAATGATCCTTTATATGCTTTATCTAATGATTTAACAACTCATTTTGGAAAAAGAAGTGAAGAGTTAATGAAAGCACAAAACGATTTTGGAGCGTCTTTCCGTTTATTAGTAGAAGGATTAAGAGAATCTAAAATTGGTGAAATCAAATATCCAGATGCAAATTCAACGTTGCGTTTAACTTATGGAAAAGTTCGTTCTTTACCTGCAGACAAACGTAATGATGCAACTATTAATAACTACACTACATTAGCAGGTCAGGTTAAAAAATACAAAAAAGGTGATTTAGAATTTGATTTACCTACTAAAGTATTAGATATGAGCGCTAAAAAAGAATATGGTCGTTATGCAGATAAAGACGGTTCTTTACACGTTTGTTTCTTAACTGATAATGATATTACAGGTGGAAATTCAGGTTCTCCAGTATTAAATGGAAAAGGAGAGTTAATTGGTTTAGCATTCGACGGAAACATCGAAGCGATGGCAGGTGACGTAATCTTTGACAAAAAATTACAAAGAACAATCAACGTTGATATTCGTTATGTGTTATGGGTTATTGAGAATTTCTCAGGAGCTAAACATATTGTAGACGAAATGACAATTGTGAAGTAA